The DNA window AGGCTAAAGTGGTCAGTTCAGACACAGAATCACCATCACAGTGAGAATGTAGTTGCAGTATGCATCTGCTAAGGAATAAGAAAATAGTGAGAAGGAGCTGCATTGTCTGGCATGGAGTGAGAAGAGGTACTTCCTTTGACATGCTGATTCTGCAAAGCTAGCTGACAGTGAGAGAACGCTATATGCTCCATCAAGTTCTCTGCGGTTCACCGAGAACACAGGACAGGGTGCCTGCCCATTGTTGAAAGACAGTTAGCTCTGccaatactctggtttctcttcagatcatgtAAATCTTTTGTCTTTTTACTAAAGAATGTTCGCTCTGCCCTGTATAGATGTACTTGCTAAATTCCCTGACAGGGACATAACAGCATGCTAGTTAATAGCTAGAAGATGCATTTTCTAATTAATCCCAACCAGTGCTGTTATTGCATCTCTTTGCACTTGAGCTGCTAATTGAAAGAATATTTACTTGTTGCTGATTTTCTGCTAATCAAATTTAACTTTTTACTTTCAAAGGAATGTTTCTGACTGTGGCACTACTTCGAAAGAGAATTCCTGGGAGACAGTGGATTGGTAAACACCAGCGGCCAAGGGTGGTTACTGAGGGCATGAAGAACAGAATGATTAAACGGTTGGAAATAGAAGCTGAAAACGAATATTGGCTGAGCCGGCCCTACATGACACGAGAGCAGGAGCATCGGCATAATGAGGAACgtaggcaggcaagcaagcaagcaatgatAGCTGCATCACGATCTAATTTTCCTGAGCACAGATACGCCACAGAACACTTAAATCATCTTAACGTGACCAAGAAATGGGAAAGCTCTTAAATATCAGCTCATGTGCTTTATTTAACTTTGTTCTCTGATCACCTGACTGTTCACATCCATGACTAGAGGCAGTAATCAGCGATAGTAATGTTTGTTGACAAATACATTCTTCAATTTCAAGTCTCTGATTTAATCAGCATTGTCGGAACACTGTTAAATTATGCATTTTTACCTTCCGTAGGTTTAGTAATATGCTTAGTGACATTCTCCCACGGAAATGCTTCAAAGCTTAGGCCCGAGCATTCTAAAGTCCTGtgcattaaaaacaaaaggtCTTGACTAGATTTTTTTTGGCACAAAATAGCATTGTTGTTTAGAGCAGCTGAGCTAGTTGGGTTGGCATGCTCTGAACAACAAAGTTGAGACTGCATAAAGCAGGTGAGCTCTAAAAACCCTGTAGCGGTAGGTTAAGATGTAATGTTGCCTCCACCTTTTTGGcatcattcttttttccccttcacattCCAGGGTGAAGTCGTTTGTCCCCTGCAAAGCATTTGCACAAGCTAGCCGAAACCTTTAATATCCACAGAACAGGGAAGTACGACTATACACATGCATGTGAGTTTGGGTCACACGTGGCAGGAGTTGGAGTGAGTAGGAATAGAGGTTACTGGAAAACGTTAGGCAGGTTATCTTATTCTGAGGTCTTCAAACTGCTGAATAAAAGaagtgatttaaaaatattttgattggGATGGTCGTTCCAAGTTGAATCTTTCATAAATTGTATTCGCTCTGACCTGATAGTCAAGTCTTAAATGTCTGTATACCTTATTTCTGGTTGCAGGTTTTTCTCCTTGGCAGGCACGCTTAGTTTTGTACTGAAAAACTGCGTAAGCTTGTTGCCACTGGCTCACATAGTTCAGTATTCCGCCTACATGCAAGGTATCAGGAGcattacaacatttaaaatatatataccctATTATCACTATTGTTCAGTGTGTTtcgctgttgttttttaaagaaagatccCTGCACCAAATATTTTGTACTCTAATCATTGACAGTGAGGGAAGTATTAAAAGGCAATAAAATGAGAAGTCACAGCTTTAGTTCTGTTGGGGATAAATAACATCACTTACATCTTCACAGTCTGGTATATTCTGGAAGCAGTGCTTGCTTTTGATATTGTAGCTGCCAGTCATTGCTGGACCTATTTTTATATAATCATCTATGTTTTCAAACCTGTTGTTAGCTTGCATCACATTTGTAGATTGATTAAGATTTGTGAAGTGCTTGTATTGGGTGTCTACTAGTTAAAATGAATGGCAGAGAGTTGCAAGGATCACCTAAATATATATACCAGTGGTATATTACcagcgtagtggtttagagcaggtgtactctaatctggaggaactgggtttgattccccgctctgctgcttgagctgtggaggcttatctggggaattcagattagcctgtgcactccaactcatgccagctgggtgaccttgggtattcacagttcttctgagctctctcagctccacccttcccccctcacagggtgtttattgtaaGGAGGGAAGggtaaagagtttgtaagcccctttgtgtctcctagaggagagaaaggggatataaatccaactcttcttctaaaaagtgccaccccccccccaaatattctgTTTACACCACTCATGGAATTGGATCCTACAGATCCACTCCAGTTGTCAGCTCTGTCATGTCCTTCTGGCTGTTGCTATTTATTTAAGTCGGACTTACAGACCACAggatttcaaattttaaaataattatttgtgtgatttCCCATTAACCTATAGTTCCCCATCATGCTATTTCAATTATCCCTTCGTTTGttatctttccccctttccagtGTTGAGAAATATACTGCAACTAGCAACTTATTTTCAAGGTATTTATTTCGTTTATTTTGCATTCATTGTGTCATAATCCATGAATGTATCACCACTTTGGCAAAGAAGGGCTTAAAGATTAGGCATTTTCCCCTTGATCATGAGTTACAATTGAGATATGAATGGAAACTGCCCATTGATTTACAAAATATTCAACATGATCTAAAATTATTACATTGCTGGAAAACATACATGAAGATATTACAAGGTACAGTTAACAATAAGAAAGTTTCAGGCAAAGTGATCTGTGTACTTGTGTATTTATAAAAGcccatttaaaaagtcactttgaAGTATTAAACCATTAATTGCAATGTTTTTGTGCATAGGAATATTCCTACAGGCAACATAAAATGATGTTGTTCACATTAAGTATTCTCTGATTTCACAATTTAAATTTGAATACTTGCAATTTTACAATTGAGATActgttaattaaataaaatactttCAGACATCTTATGAGAAATGCACCATATTGCATTTGACGTTAGCACTGGTAAACACTCAGGTTGAAGCAATTCCAGAGATTAAACCAGGGTTGTTCCTTCTATGGCCATGGGATTTACACTGGGGGAAGTGATGAAAAAGTAGACATCAATTATCTATTTGCTACACTTGCAATCCTTAAACATCTACTTGAAAGTCAGCTGCATGGACTTCCGAGTAAAAAAATTCAGGACTGAGGTAGAGGCTGAAATCCTTAAACCACTAACTAGAGACCAGTCTTGATATGATCCCAGAATCACAACATAATGTAAACCATATCAAACATATGGGTTATTAGGTCTTTGGTTGTCAAGAAAAGGAAGATCCTGACAATGTCTTAACATTTTTCCAGATTACTGTACATTTACCTCACTGTTTGCGGAACGATCTGAAACTCATCAATAATTTTGTAAACATGAGCAGATTCTTACTACATACAAGATTCAAGTAATGTAATATCTGGGAAATAAACTGGACATCTAGATTGATGCAGAGGAGGTATTTTTAGGTAGCTGTGATTTAACTTCACTTAGTGCATTATGGCTGGCATCTCATCCAAAAGCCTCTTGGGCATTTGACTGACTCAGTACTTTCAACAGAAATAGAGTTCAACAATAACTGAAGTGAGGAGGATTTCTAGAGGCATcccaaaaatatttattaacattGAAAGTGTTCGTACAACAGACTGTTTTCCAAACACTGATGCTCAAAGTGCTCTGGATGGTAGCCTCGTTCACTAGAAAAATGCTCTGAAGGTAAAGCATTGAAGTGAAACATGTAAACATACATTTCAGTATAATGAAACTTTAGACTCTACTCTTTGGTATCATTTAGTTTGACTGGTAAGATGTTCTTGCATTAATTAACTGCTCATCCAATATATAGATAGTTTGGTAATTTCACCAGTGGTTAATAGGATCTTTTATAGTGGTTTAAGGACTGCAGTACATTGACACTGTACCTTCCAGTGACCCCAACAAGGCTGAAAAAAGATGAATGCATAATTCGGATAATCTGGACACCTAATATTCATAAAAGTGCACATGGGCGTTTAATCCTATGTACACGTCACAACCCTGTTACCCTCACATTCTGTTTCTATCTGCATATATAACAATGTGATGCTATAAAAAGAAATTTGCCATAGATGACCTATTGGCCGACAAGCACAACCCATAAATGCATACTTTGGCTCTGGAGATTCACTTAGTCCCATCTTATTCCCTTGAAGAACAAGGCTGAGACATTCTAAGGAGGGCAGAGCAGGACAGCTCCATCCTACCACATGTCAGAGGCAGACCTTCTGTTACAACTCCCAATTGGCACAAGAGGATTCTGCAAGCGTGATAGGACATAAGAAATCAGCAGTAGCCCCATCACCTTTCCATTCTCTCATGAATTAGAGAAGCACCAGCAAGTTCCTTATGGGACACCAAGAGCTCTCCTGGTTGCAGTTAAGTCAAAGCACTGGTCATTTTGTCCAGGGAATGCGGTCAAATCCCAGTACCTGAGCAACAGGACAGATGTTAGTATCAGCACTGAAAACAGCCCATTCATCAATTATTTCAGAGGCatgggaggaaagggttaaaccACTCACACTGACAACTATCTTCAAAGCACTTGTGTGGACTTAAGTGTCTGTTAAAAATAGGGGGAAGCTTAATAATGGATTTCTTGCATCATGCCTGGTTTGATTCAAAGTGAACAGATTGCAAAAACAGCAGACACTGTTTCAGTTCGCTCATTTTACAAACAGTTGAACAGCGAAATAATGCTATTTTACCATCTGCAAAGATGGTATTTCATATAAATTTCTACATGCTACATTGGTTAAGATTTCAAAAGGGAGCCCGATTTACCTTTCTCATGGgttcataaaaacaaaataattacacacAAAGCGATTCATGTTACCAGGATTTTACCTTCCCGATTTAAATCCTATTTTATGTTTCTGTTGATACCAAAGCAGCTTTGAATACTATTTAAACTATTATTTTATAGTGCTTCAAATAGCCGTATAATCGGGGGCAAAAGGTACAGATCAAGATGGGATGAGGTGCTGATGCCACTGAAAAGCCAGTATACCAGTTTGGGAGCACCACTGCCATGTGTAAGAGCACAGGGGGTCTCACCCCTTCTTTGGGAAGAAAGCAGACTGGAATGCCACAGCTCTGTGGGAAGGAAAAGATGCCTTCTGCATTCATATTCTGGATGATATACTTCAAGTCTTACAACTTCTGGCTGAGGTGTAAGTAATTCGTTGTAAGCTAAACCATGTGCTGAAGTGAATGTTTATCATAAATGAGAAGTCGCTCAAGAAGTGGCATATATGCCAAGTCAATTTAGTGCTGATTTTAATGACTAAATCGTATTGGCTTAAGATGACTGGGTATCTAGACATACTGATTTACTGCAGTTTAGGGATGGGCTGTTAAGCGTCTTCCACTGTGTAATTATGCCAGTTTGAAGGAAAATTGAAAACATTAGGGCAGGATCTGGTTGGAGAAATGTATAATGGAAAACGTTGCTGGATAGCTAATTTGTTTTTACAAATGTAGAGGGACAGCTAGTCTGGTGCAGAAAAATAATTCGGGCCACAGCCTTTCAGGAAACAGCCGGCTCACAAAAACTTAACACTACAATAAATTTGTGAACATGAAGGTGCTACATGACTGTGACTTGTTTTTGTAGACTCAGGTGCATTACCATGTTGGCTTTTGATAGTATATGACAAGGAATTCATTGGAAGGATCATTCTTACATTATTGCGAGGTTAGGTTTCAAAGCTGCCAAGCTGCTCTCTAGCAAAATTGCTAAGGACAGTAACAGAAAATAGCTGGGATAGTCAAGCAAAACACAGCTTATGGCAGAGATCAATAATGTCTCTGCTTGTTACTGTTTATGACACTTGGATATTCAGACTGAGGCCTATCAGTGGCCCCCCAATCTAGATTCCCTCACTTTTTGGCCTGACTGAGGCACTGCGGTTCATTAGGCTCTGAGGGTCCTAAAGGAACAGCATGCTAAAACTTCTTTTTGAGCCTCCTTTTTTGTGAGTACCTTTCTCATCTACATCACTGCAATGCCTTTTAATGCATTTTGGTATGTGTACAAACGTTGCAGTTAGATAAAAGAAAGTAAGTTCTTTTCTTTCTAGATTTATCTGATACAGAAACAGCAAAATATTGAAAAAAGGAAGCTAAAACCAAATAGCCTACAGGGCTCGCAACTCTGGAAGGTGCAGGGGAGGTAGAGGTAGAACACGGACGTCTCAAAGATGAAGGCCTTGACATACTCCTAAATCTATCACTCGTTGTGAGCATGTTAAACTAACACTTCAGTATCTACACTAGTTCCCTGTAGCTTTCCAGACACAAGTCACATCATAATTTTGAGCTAAGCTGCCTTACTTAAAGGACTGCTGCCCTTTCCTATTATCTTTTGATCTTTAAGATTAACCAAGAAGCACctttattggaaaaaaaacaaaatcttagGATGAGAATATGCAAAACAAAAGTTCCAAACATTCCATTTGGTAAATTGGTGTGACTTTCCTATTTGGTTTGGcttttggtggttgtgggttcACAGAGATTAAATAAGCTATCTTGTTAGATTTAAAACCGAATTTTgtccattttaaaattaaatcatgAGCTCTATGGAGTGGTCGAGTTAGGTCAGCTGGATAAGTATCTGAaaatctctctcttccccttgccAGCCATGCTTCCATCTCTCAGTGCCCTTAGTGAACTTATTGTCACAATTACATTCCCATTATATTATATTACTTGCTCAGATAAGGATTTGCACCCAAAGGCAGAACCTAGAATCGATGAGATTGTGGGAAAGGCTGGTGGCCTTAGATTCTTGGGAAATAAACTAGCCGTATTCAAGTATGAGATAATCCCGTTTCTTCCCTTTCCTACCACATTTGAGTAATACTCAATCCTTGGGGGAATCCATCTTGACATCAGACACTATAAACATGCTTCTTCCCTTAAATGAAATAAGTGTGTGTCTTGGGACTTGGCCTGAAAGAAATCTAAGTACATGCTACCTACTGGCTTTAGATGGAGATATGTATTTTAGGACTACCAGCAAGAAAGACCTAGTAAAAATATTCAGGTAAACATGCCTATACAGGGTTAGTGAATTACATGGCTTCGACCAAACagtgaagaaattaaaatattgccttttttaaaaagacaaatgaaAACCGAGGAAACTGATTCTTCAGACTGACAGGGGGCCTAAATCCTCAAACAAGCAACTGATTAACTTTGCTCATTTGATTTTGTATTATATTGCAAAAGAGGAAGTCAGACGGAAAAGAACTTCAATATCACAATGGACTAAAAAGCCAGGATATTCATTAGGCTCCTTAGTGCTGCTGACCAGTTCTTCTGATTATCTGATAATGGTAGTGAAGGGTAGTGAAACCGTACCAGGCCATTGGTCTACCAGGTGGTCGTTGAATCACCCATAGTTGCAGAGTGCAGTTTTAATGGCCATGTTCCATATTGGTATACCAGACCTACTTCCCTCACTACTAGTGCTATGAAAATTGGTATACCAGACCTACTTCCCCCACTACTAGCGCTATGAAAATAACTTCGGCATATCACTGGCACAGCACCATCGCTCGCATGTTTTTTTGCAGAATTAGTCCCCTCCATTGCAATGCAGCTGGAATGCATAGTTTCTGCATTTTGAGTCTTGCGCACCCTTTCAGGGCCCTTGGGCAGCGGCTTGTCCGTGTTGCGAAATGCACAATAAGAGTCTTAAGGCATCAGTcatacttcctgctctgcagtAGTGCTCATGAGCATCCATTATGCACCGTACAAGGATTTCATTTTTCATATCCTGTCAACATGCTTGCGCTGTTCCATTGATATATCAGTGTCTTCCCTACAAAATTAAGTAATATCCAAGCACAAATGTAGAAACCTATTGGGAAGAAAAATTAAAGTTAGTTTAAATGTAATACTGGATGAATATacacagaaacaggaaaaagCTACTTATGTTGCATGCAAATCTACGCATCTTTATTTGACCTGCTGTCCATGAAGGAAGGGCTGCAGAAAATGCATCCTTCTGTGCAATCAACTGCTTTCCACCCATGcagcctcaggccccttctgcacatgcagaatagtcgtccgaggtcagtggtggtgaacctatggcacgcatgccagagggggcactcagagccctctctgtgggcacaaacgccatcgccccagtttgggcactcagaaGCACCAAGGGGGTTGGGGTGGCGGGGCTGCGTGATGGACCTGGCGCGCGCCCCTATGGGGGCATGGCTAGGGTGTTCCGGGTGCATGGTGGGGGTGTCCCAGGGCGTGACATGGCGgacagggtgtggcaggggcgcagggcgcacatgttccccaggcacagtttccccttgctccacctctggcattcggtctctaaaaggttcaccatcagtgtcctaggttcaattcctgacatctccaatTTAAGGATCAGGAAGTaggcgatgtgaaagacctccacttgaGACCATGGAGATCTGcaaatcagagtagacaatgctaaggctccagagtagacaacactaaggagcagcagtggcatagtggttaagagcaggtgtactctaatctggaggaactgggtttgattccccgcattgccgcctgagctgtggaggcttatctggggaattcatattagcttgtacacgccagctgggtgaccttgggctagtcacagatcttctgagctctctaagccccacccacctcacagggtgtttgttgtgaggggggaagggaaaggagttcataggagagtctcctataggagtctcctataggagagaaagggagggatataaatccaactcttttccaactcttcttccttcttcgcatgcagaataatgcactttcaatccactttaacaagtggattttgctattccgcacagtaaaatcgagctgcaaagtgcactgaaagtggattgaaagtgcattattctgcatgtgtgaaggtGGCCTTAATCTAGCAAGCTAGCAATTGTATTAGAAACTTAATTTTTATCCAGACGGGAGCCATTTACGCTCTGTGTTTTCCATTTCAGAACAATTCAGTCTTGTCTTCCTGAATGTTCCTTGCTGGAGTTTAATCCCTCCTGCTTGGAATCTGCTTACGTGACAGCTCCATTGCTAGTACTTGATTCCAGCACTAAAGGAAGTCCCATGCCTCAGTCCACATTAAATTAAGCCATGTACACTACGGAGGAAGCAGACAGCAGCCTGGTTCACAGGCAACGCTAACCTTTGGTTTGGTGTGACATGACTGAGCCTTGGGTTGCCTGCCTGttgacttctcctcctcccactcccaagcattaattctctctttttctcagaaCAGGACAACTATGGGCCGCACTTGACTCATGCAACAGGAATGCACCATGGCTTGCAATTCTGATTTTGAAACCTGCTTTAGCTGGTTCAGATGTAATGGCAAACCGTGACACTGGGAAACAGGAAGGGACAGAATGTGGTGTATGAGGGGAAGAGGGTGGGACCCCCAGGCTCATTCATCCAAGCCCAAGTTCACCCTGGAGATAAGTTGGAACTCCACTTGTCGAAGAAGAATAAAGGTAGAGTTCAACTTTCTCTGGGCTGCAATATTCTTGCCTTCCTTTATAGATTAGTCATGTTCTATAATGTATTTTTTAcctaaaatttttatttatttatcagaccaagatgaattattatttttgagtagaaattattttatatatcttaccattttttcctcttcttagGAAGGTTGAAC is part of the Sphaerodactylus townsendi isolate TG3544 linkage group LG04, MPM_Stown_v2.3, whole genome shotgun sequence genome and encodes:
- the MRPL57 gene encoding ribosomal protein 63, mitochondrial, giving the protein MFLTVALLRKRIPGRQWIGKHQRPRVVTEGMKNRMIKRLEIEAENEYWLSRPYMTREQEHRHNEERRQASKQAMIAASRSNFPEHRYATEHLNHLNVTKKWESS